The Citrifermentans bemidjiense Bem genome window below encodes:
- a CDS encoding HI0074 family nucleotidyltransferase substrate-binding subunit: MGDTITGYLKALGQLEKAISQPKDEYVRDSVIQRFEFIHELALKMLKLRLEQEYVFANTPRETMRASLQAGFIEDGNAWTDLQKMRNLTSHTYNEELAEEVYAFVVGEGVYLFQQLAQKTLLWKTND, from the coding sequence TTGGGCGACACGATCACCGGCTACCTTAAGGCCCTTGGGCAGCTTGAAAAGGCTATCAGCCAGCCAAAGGATGAATATGTCCGGGATTCCGTCATCCAGCGTTTCGAGTTTATCCACGAACTGGCTTTGAAGATGCTGAAGTTGCGATTAGAACAGGAATATGTCTTTGCAAATACTCCCCGTGAAACAATGCGGGCGTCTCTTCAAGCTGGCTTCATTGAGGATGGCAATGCCTGGACTGATCTACAGAAAATGCGCAACCTGACCAGCCACACCTACAACGAGGAATTAGCCGAAGAGGTCTATGCCTTCGTTGTCGGGGAGGGTGTGTATCTGTTCCAGCAACTGGCGCAAAAGACACTTTTATGGAAGACGAACGATTGA